In Janthinobacterium sp. B9-8, the genomic stretch CAACTAAAAGCAGAGCGAAGAAAGCGGCGGCAAAAAACTGGCCAAAGGGCAGATGATTGAACACCACGGGCATGGTCATATAGGTGAGGCCTGGGCCTGCTGCGGCATCCAAGCCAAAGGCGGTAATGGCAGGGAAAATCATCAGGCCTGCCAAGATAGAGGTCATGGTGGTTAAGCCCGTTACCCACATCGCGGCATTGGTCAGCTTTACATCACGCCCAAGGTAGGAGCCGTAAGCCAGCATGCAGCCCGCGCCCACCGACAGCGAAAAGAACGCCAAGCCCAGCGCATCGACCAGCATTTTTGAATTAACTTTAGAGAAGTCCGGCGCTAAAAAAGCCACCACGCCCGCCCCTGCACCTGGCAGCGTTAAGGAGCGAACAATCAGCGCCAGCATCAGCAAAAACAGCGCAGGCATCAGCACCTTGCCCGCCCGCTCAATGCCTTTTTGAATACCGAACATCACCACAATCAAGGTGAGTAGTGCAAACACGGCATGGGTGATAATCGGCTCGATGGGGCTGGATACATATTGCCCGAATAGAGCGCCCAAGGCCTTGGGATCGTTACTCATCACTCGGCCATCGAGGGCGCGCAGCAGATAGCCGATGGTCCAGCCACCGACCACGCTATAGAAAGAAAACACCGTTAAGCCGCACAGCACGCCGATATAGCCGACGGCAGACCAGCCCTTGCCGCCCAGCTTTTTAAACGCGCCCACAGCACCACATGCCGCAGCGCGGCCAATGGCGATTTCGGCCAGCATCAACGCAATGCCCAGCGTAAAAGTAATCAGTACAAAAATAAGCAGAAACGCACCGCCACCATTCATGGCGGTAACGTAAGGGAATTTCCAGATTGAGCCTAAACCCACCGTTGCCCCTGCGGAGGCAAGAATAAAGCCGAGTTTAGAGCTCCATTGCGAACGAGACATACGCTATTCCTAGTAGCGGCAAATAAACCCAAAGCCATTTGCCAAATAAATCTGCCACCGAATGCGCGAACTAAATAAAAGGCCGCCCTTTCGGCGGCCCCATAGATCAATACCCAAGGTGCCGCACTAATTAAATGCGCCACCAAGTTGCTGAGTGATTGAGATTGTTCGTATTCATGCTTTTA encodes the following:
- a CDS encoding sodium-dependent transporter, with the protein product MSRSQWSSKLGFILASAGATVGLGSIWKFPYVTAMNGGGAFLLIFVLITFTLGIALMLAEIAIGRAAACGAVGAFKKLGGKGWSAVGYIGVLCGLTVFSFYSVVGGWTIGYLLRALDGRVMSNDPKALGALFGQYVSSPIEPIITHAVFALLTLIVVMFGIQKGIERAGKVLMPALFLLMLALIVRSLTLPGAGAGVVAFLAPDFSKVNSKMLVDALGLAFFSLSVGAGCMLAYGSYLGRDVKLTNAAMWVTGLTTMTSILAGLMIFPAITAFGLDAAAGPGLTYMTMPVVFNHLPFGQFFAAAFFALLLVAALTSSVSLLELIAVYPIDEWNLPRKATTGVITLLVFLAGIPASLSFGVLGEYKWFGRNVFELMDYSASNILLPLGGIGTALFAGWKIWPVIEAELELSPVLNWGMKWMCRIVAPALIALILVYNL